One part of the Terriglobales bacterium genome encodes these proteins:
- a CDS encoding PPOX class F420-dependent oxidoreductase has product MAEAVSIPEKYADLLLNKVAFAHLATIMPDGRPQVTPVWFDFDGKNIIINSARGRQKDLNIRRDPRVTLSIMDPENSYRYVEIRGRVTDITQEGAREQINKLSKKYLGKDVYPGPPDEVRVTYIVKPEKVHGWG; this is encoded by the coding sequence ATGGCTGAAGCCGTTTCGATTCCTGAGAAGTACGCGGATCTCCTCTTAAACAAGGTGGCATTCGCTCATCTGGCGACGATCATGCCCGATGGGCGTCCACAGGTGACACCAGTGTGGTTCGACTTCGATGGCAAGAACATCATCATTAACTCCGCGCGTGGACGACAGAAAGACCTGAATATCCGGCGAGACCCGCGCGTAACGCTTTCCATCATGGATCCAGAGAATTCTTACCGGTATGTTGAGATTCGAGGACGAGTCACGGACATCACGCAGGAAGGCGCGCGCGAACAGATCAACAAACTGTCGAAGAAGTACCTGGGTAAAGATGTGTATCCGGGCCCGCCGGACGAAGTCCGAGTCACCTACATCGTGAAGCCCGAAAAAGTCCACGGATGGGGATGA